The following coding sequences are from one bacterium SCSIO 12741 window:
- a CDS encoding class I SAM-dependent methyltransferase has protein sequence MEKSYYHNPETVEEYIRLTENINGGELIAKLGTFLPEKSAVLELGSGPGNDWAILSEHFNVTGSDQSVEFIKHLHARYPESSFLNLDARTLDTNLPFDAIYSNKVLHHLTDAELNQSLSRQWEILEDQGIICHSFWNGEGEDDFKGLYVNYHHEVGLKEKLEPQFEIIHLELYAEFEDNDSLFLIARKRA, from the coding sequence ATGGAAAAATCCTATTACCACAATCCAGAAACAGTTGAGGAGTACATTCGTTTAACGGAGAATATAAATGGGGGTGAGCTTATTGCGAAATTGGGCACCTTCCTTCCTGAAAAATCAGCCGTCTTGGAATTGGGATCAGGCCCAGGCAACGACTGGGCGATTTTGAGCGAACATTTCAACGTGACGGGATCAGATCAATCGGTGGAATTTATCAAACATCTTCATGCCCGGTATCCGGAGAGCTCTTTTTTGAACCTCGACGCTCGAACGCTCGACACCAATCTACCTTTTGACGCCATTTACTCCAATAAGGTACTGCATCATTTAACCGATGCCGAGTTAAATCAATCCCTAAGCCGACAGTGGGAAATTCTGGAGGACCAGGGAATCATTTGCCACAGTTTTTGGAATGGTGAAGGAGAAGATGACTTCAAGGGACTCTATGTGAATTATCACCATGAAGTTGGGCTTAAGGAAAAGTTGGAACCCCAATTCGAAATCATTCACCTTGAACTTTACGCTGAATTTGAGGATAACGATTCCCTGTTTTTGATCGCTCGTAAAAGGGCTTGA
- a CDS encoding response regulator transcription factor: MNLLIADAHPVSREGIEVLIERYFPESHIETVDSLDNLTVTLQKGAPDVLVFDPESLELTKPAQYRKIRNLAPEAHLLAISDRPKKEYILSVIENGVQSFLTKGCSADEIEQAILSTLDGEKFFCNKVLNEIVDRSPASESCDPTSLTKRELEIIQLICDGLKTVQIAEQLNLSVHTVNTHRKNIMNKLQFKTPAELIRYAYTASIIKVES, encoded by the coding sequence TTGAATTTACTTATTGCGGACGCGCACCCAGTATCACGTGAGGGAATCGAAGTATTAATTGAACGGTATTTTCCGGAGAGTCATATCGAAACCGTCGACTCTTTGGATAATCTGACTGTTACTCTCCAAAAGGGAGCCCCCGATGTTCTGGTTTTTGATCCTGAATCACTGGAGTTGACCAAGCCTGCCCAGTACCGGAAAATCAGGAACCTTGCTCCTGAAGCGCATCTTTTGGCCATCTCCGATCGTCCGAAAAAAGAATACATTCTTTCGGTTATCGAGAATGGAGTTCAATCCTTTTTGACCAAGGGGTGCAGCGCTGACGAAATTGAACAAGCGATTCTATCTACGCTGGATGGAGAAAAGTTCTTTTGCAACAAGGTGTTGAACGAGATCGTAGACCGCTCTCCCGCTTCAGAGTCTTGTGATCCCACTTCGCTCACTAAACGGGAATTGGAGATAATCCAATTGATTTGTGATGGATTGAAAACCGTTCAAATAGCGGAACAATTGAACCTAAGCGTTCACACCGTTAATACCCACCGGAAAAACATCATGAATAAGCTCCAATTCAAAACTCCGGCTGAATTGATTCGGTATGCTTATACCGCCTCAATAATCAAGGTGGAGTCCTAA
- a CDS encoding DUF3108 domain-containing protein, whose product MTSGWAGIFFALLFNSAVAQQLLPPDSVFEPGERIDYRIAYHWGFVWVDAGEVSFTVDSIQYNQQPAYLLTGKGKTLAKWDWFYKVRDLYQSTTTMGDTMAPLEFIRKVEEGKTFIDYEYHFNHEEQLAYSKRTFKDGSLKRDTLKCTLDVSDVLSMIYVARRIDFSQFKDGDKIPIRVLLDNEVNDSYIRFLGEEEIEVDEMGLIRCFKFRPLLIEGTIFKGGEDMLVYVSADQNRVPVMIETPILVGSIKAIVAKTEGTRSPLKFTPED is encoded by the coding sequence ATGACTTCAGGTTGGGCGGGGATTTTTTTTGCTCTGCTGTTTAACTCAGCGGTTGCACAACAACTGTTACCTCCTGACTCCGTTTTTGAACCCGGCGAACGAATCGATTATCGAATTGCTTATCACTGGGGATTTGTATGGGTTGACGCTGGAGAAGTGAGTTTTACGGTAGATTCCATTCAATACAACCAACAGCCTGCCTACCTACTTACCGGAAAAGGGAAAACCCTGGCCAAGTGGGATTGGTTCTACAAAGTTCGCGACTTGTACCAATCGACCACAACCATGGGAGACACCATGGCTCCGCTTGAATTTATCCGAAAAGTGGAAGAAGGAAAAACCTTTATCGACTACGAATACCATTTTAATCACGAAGAGCAACTGGCCTACAGTAAAAGGACTTTTAAGGATGGTAGCCTTAAAAGGGATACCCTCAAATGCACACTGGACGTATCTGATGTGCTCTCCATGATATATGTGGCCAGACGAATCGATTTCTCCCAGTTTAAGGACGGAGACAAAATTCCAATCCGGGTACTGTTAGACAATGAGGTCAACGACTCCTACATCCGTTTTTTAGGAGAAGAGGAAATTGAAGTAGACGAAATGGGCCTGATCCGTTGTTTTAAGTTTCGTCCCTTGCTCATTGAGGGCACCATATTTAAAGGAGGGGAAGATATGTTGGTCTATGTCTCAGCAGACCAAAACCGAGTACCGGTTATGATTGAGACACCCATTCTGGTGGGCTCTATAAAGGCCATTGTGGCTAAAACGGAAGGAACCCGAAGTCCTTTAAAATTCACTCCTGAAGATTAG
- a CDS encoding DUF1573 domain-containing protein, with the protein MHDFGTVKQHTENVHIFNFTNTGSTPLVIEDAKGSCGCTVPEYPREPIAPGATGEILVKYSPGNQIGQQTKTVVITANTEPKVTNLYINAVVEEAPDPAL; encoded by the coding sequence ATGCACGATTTTGGAACGGTTAAGCAGCACACAGAAAACGTTCATATTTTCAATTTTACCAACACGGGTTCTACTCCATTGGTGATTGAAGATGCCAAAGGTTCTTGTGGTTGTACTGTTCCAGAATACCCAAGAGAACCGATTGCTCCAGGTGCTACAGGTGAGATTTTGGTTAAATACTCTCCTGGAAACCAGATTGGGCAGCAAACGAAGACAGTTGTAATTACGGCCAATACCGAGCCTAAAGTGACCAATTTGTACATCAATGCGGTTGTAGAAGAAGCTCCAGACCCTGCGCTGTAA
- a CDS encoding T9SS type A sorting domain-containing protein — protein sequence MKHFGLVFLCLVAFSGFAQDKKEALFLGNSYTFGNNLPQLIEDIAQSKGDTFIHDSHTPGGYRLRQHAGDATGLGKISARPWDYVIVQAQSQEPSFPASQVQSEVFPYAKQLADSIHNSGPCAKTVFFMTWGRKNGDAQNCQFYPPLCTYDGMQMELRKNYVKMALDNDAWVAPVGMAWKYARDNWPALELYTQDESHPNLEGSYLAACTFYAVLFNKSPIGASYPAGMQVHDADSLQKAAFLTVFDSIPTWNIIHDTAEATFTVQVSGDTVKCFSAGSRYDSLFWDFNDGTTSQDVNPVHIYTTSGNHRIDLEARTGCVSASAFEDVEIKDKPSTVYGIEEAENGLILYPNPTTETLVLESEKEIKNVQILDASGKQFQLNSKKTSTRIEWDVTALPTGSYFLIIESQDGWIRKEFIKK from the coding sequence ATGAAACATTTTGGTTTAGTATTCCTATGCCTAGTTGCGTTTAGTGGCTTTGCTCAGGATAAAAAGGAAGCATTGTTCTTAGGGAACAGCTATACCTTCGGAAATAACTTACCTCAACTTATTGAAGATATCGCCCAGTCGAAGGGCGACACCTTTATTCACGATTCTCATACACCCGGAGGGTATCGCTTAAGGCAACATGCTGGTGATGCTACTGGCCTGGGTAAGATTTCGGCCCGACCTTGGGACTATGTTATCGTTCAGGCGCAGAGTCAAGAGCCTTCTTTTCCCGCCTCTCAGGTACAATCGGAGGTATTTCCCTACGCTAAACAACTGGCTGATTCGATCCACAATTCCGGTCCTTGCGCAAAGACCGTATTCTTTATGACCTGGGGACGTAAGAATGGGGATGCTCAAAACTGCCAATTCTATCCTCCACTTTGTACCTATGATGGGATGCAAATGGAGCTTCGTAAAAACTATGTGAAAATGGCCTTGGACAACGATGCTTGGGTTGCTCCTGTGGGCATGGCGTGGAAATATGCACGAGACAACTGGCCCGCCTTGGAACTCTATACCCAGGATGAAAGTCACCCAAATTTAGAAGGAAGCTATTTGGCGGCTTGTACCTTTTATGCGGTACTGTTCAACAAAAGTCCCATTGGAGCGAGTTATCCTGCAGGTATGCAAGTACACGATGCGGATAGTCTTCAAAAAGCCGCTTTTCTTACCGTATTCGACAGCATTCCGACCTGGAATATCATTCACGATACAGCAGAAGCAACTTTCACCGTACAGGTAAGCGGCGATACCGTGAAGTGCTTTTCAGCAGGAAGTCGATACGATTCGTTATTCTGGGATTTTAATGATGGAACCACCAGCCAGGATGTTAATCCGGTTCACATATACACCACTTCTGGAAACCACCGCATCGATCTTGAGGCCAGAACCGGTTGTGTATCTGCATCCGCGTTTGAAGATGTAGAAATTAAGGACAAGCCTTCTACCGTTTATGGAATTGAAGAGGCTGAAAATGGACTGATTTTATACCCCAATCCGACCACTGAGACTTTGGTGTTGGAATCGGAAAAAGAGATTAAAAATGTTCAGATTTTGGATGCTTCTGGTAAGCAATTTCAGTTGAATTCTAAAAAAACTTCTACCCGAATAGAATGGGATGTAACCGCCTTGCCAACTGGCAGTTACTTTCTTATTATTGAATCTCAAGACGGGTGGATTCGAAAAGAATTTATAAAAAAATGA
- a CDS encoding carboxypeptidase-like regulatory domain-containing protein, whose protein sequence is MKFFKVLSLLGLMLISLTTLAQKVTLSGYIRSGETGEELIGATVFVKEKGTGTAANIYGFYSVSLPPELTHLNIHFWDL, encoded by the coding sequence ATGAAATTTTTCAAAGTGCTTAGCCTGCTTGGGCTAATGCTCATCTCACTAACTACCCTCGCACAAAAAGTCACGTTAAGTGGTTACATCCGATCCGGCGAAACTGGAGAGGAATTAATTGGAGCCACTGTTTTTGTCAAAGAAAAGGGAACGGGAACTGCAGCCAATATTTACGGATTTTACTCGGTATCTCTTCCCCCGGAACTTACACACTTGAATATTCATTTTTGGGATTTGTGA
- a CDS encoding TonB-dependent receptor: MDEAPVYNAAHLFGFFSVFNQDAIKNAELFKGGIPARYGGRLSSVLDVRMKDGNSKRLSVSGGIGLISSRLTVEGPIVKDKVSFIVSGRRTYGDLFLKVLYPSSDIRSQSQLYFYDLNGKVNWRINDNNRVFVSAYMGRDVLGAADLFKMGWGNRTVTARWNHIFSKKVFSNLTMIYSNFDYSLGVPSGTGAFDWTSKIIDYSLKNDYTWYLNSKNTVRFGFISTYHHFKPAEIVPGKDNDSFNEIKFFDRYAWENGVYVSNEQRIGSRVSVLYGLRFSTFSNVGKDTVYTFDQDLNRTGYNAYGSGKIYNTYTGLEPRLAVKYSLDDVSSVKASYNRMNQYLHLATNTAGGAPLDIWMPSSPNLKQGIADQVALGYFRNLNKNMFETSVEVYYKWMDNQVDFVDNAEILLNRYIEGEIRQGKGRSYGLEVFVKKQKGKLTGWISYTLSRAVRETPGINNGETYVASYHRPHSASIVMNYALNKRIDFSATWVYNTGTPVTAPTGKFGYAGEIAPVYSNRNDATMPDYHRMDVGMNWKLTKDEKKRWQNSLNFSIYNVYARKNAFTVSFVEDPDTKEPVARKTYLFSIIPSITWNFKF; encoded by the coding sequence TTGGATGAGGCTCCGGTGTACAATGCGGCTCACCTGTTTGGTTTCTTTTCAGTATTTAATCAGGATGCGATCAAAAATGCAGAGCTCTTTAAAGGAGGGATTCCTGCTCGCTACGGAGGTCGTTTGTCATCGGTACTGGATGTGCGCATGAAGGATGGGAACTCCAAGCGTTTATCCGTAAGTGGTGGAATTGGGTTGATCTCAAGCCGCCTTACCGTTGAAGGCCCAATCGTAAAGGATAAAGTTTCCTTCATTGTGTCTGGTAGACGGACCTATGGTGACCTTTTCTTAAAAGTACTTTATCCAAGTAGTGATATCCGAAGCCAAAGTCAATTGTATTTCTACGATTTGAATGGTAAGGTAAACTGGAGGATCAACGACAACAACCGGGTATTCGTTTCAGCCTACATGGGTCGCGACGTTCTGGGAGCTGCGGATCTTTTCAAAATGGGATGGGGTAACCGAACCGTTACGGCTCGTTGGAACCACATCTTCTCCAAAAAGGTATTCTCTAACTTGACGATGATTTACTCCAACTTTGACTACAGCCTGGGAGTTCCTTCCGGTACTGGTGCCTTTGATTGGACTTCAAAAATTATTGACTACAGTTTAAAGAATGATTACACCTGGTACTTAAACTCCAAGAACACGGTTCGTTTTGGATTCATCAGTACTTACCACCATTTCAAGCCAGCCGAAATTGTTCCCGGTAAGGATAATGACTCCTTCAATGAGATCAAGTTCTTTGACCGCTATGCTTGGGAGAATGGAGTGTATGTAAGTAATGAGCAACGAATCGGAAGCCGTGTATCGGTACTTTATGGCTTGAGGTTCTCAACCTTTAGTAACGTGGGTAAGGATACGGTGTACACGTTTGACCAAGATTTGAACCGAACAGGTTACAATGCTTATGGCAGTGGAAAAATCTACAACACCTACACGGGTTTAGAGCCACGTTTGGCAGTGAAGTATTCGTTGGATGATGTGAGTTCGGTTAAGGCTTCTTATAACCGTATGAACCAATACCTGCACTTAGCAACCAATACGGCTGGTGGAGCTCCATTGGATATCTGGATGCCCAGTAGCCCGAACCTAAAGCAAGGGATTGCTGATCAGGTGGCCTTAGGGTATTTCCGAAACCTGAATAAAAACATGTTTGAAACCTCGGTTGAAGTTTACTACAAGTGGATGGACAACCAGGTAGACTTTGTGGATAATGCAGAGATTCTCCTGAATCGATACATCGAAGGAGAGATCAGACAAGGTAAGGGGCGTTCTTACGGTTTGGAAGTTTTTGTGAAAAAGCAAAAAGGAAAACTGACCGGATGGATTTCCTACACCTTATCCAGAGCGGTAAGAGAAACTCCAGGAATCAACAACGGGGAAACTTATGTAGCCAGTTATCACCGTCCACACAGTGCCTCCATTGTGATGAACTACGCGCTAAACAAGAGAATTGATTTCTCCGCAACATGGGTATACAATACCGGAACACCGGTTACGGCTCCTACCGGAAAATTTGGATACGCTGGAGAAATTGCTCCAGTTTACTCGAACCGAAACGATGCCACCATGCCTGACTATCACCGTATGGATGTTGGGATGAACTGGAAGTTAACTAAGGATGAGAAGAAACGCTGGCAAAACAGCCTGAACTTCTCCATCTACAACGTTTACGCACGTAAGAATGCCTTTACGGTGAGCTTTGTTGAAGATCCTGATACAAAAGAGCCAGTGGCCCGTAAGACTTATTTATTCTCCATTATTCCATCTATTACCTGGAACTTCAAATTCTAA
- a CDS encoding DUF4249 domain-containing protein: MKRLIGFLAVLTLVLTGCQENIDFELNSEKSRIVVEATLTDSVMKHPVKLTMTTSYYETQSATMVDGATVTITDGTTTWPVIQEGDGLYYTPEMGIEPSKTYTLRIEKDGEVYEGTDSAPIKVKVDSVVLRLVENPDFETGEDIPEYSVVLFAQENPGLGDHYLWKYYVKKPDTAWRDMTPRFNDWSYAADDFVDGRSPAEGWEIFGFIDTAEIPTGSLVKMEMYSISKEYYEFLSAMSQQTNRGGLFDGPPANIPTNMSNNAIGFFNVAPMDYGIDVNEY, encoded by the coding sequence ATGAAAAGATTAATTGGATTTTTAGCCGTATTGACACTGGTACTAACCGGATGTCAGGAGAACATCGATTTTGAATTGAATTCCGAGAAATCCAGAATTGTGGTGGAAGCTACATTGACGGATTCGGTGATGAAGCATCCGGTCAAATTGACGATGACTACGAGTTATTACGAAACTCAATCGGCAACAATGGTGGATGGTGCTACAGTAACTATTACGGATGGAACAACTACCTGGCCTGTTATCCAGGAAGGGGATGGTCTTTATTACACTCCAGAGATGGGCATTGAGCCGAGCAAGACGTACACCTTGCGTATTGAAAAAGACGGCGAAGTATACGAAGGAACCGATTCTGCACCGATTAAGGTAAAAGTGGATAGCGTGGTGCTGAGATTGGTAGAGAATCCTGATTTCGAAACTGGCGAGGATATTCCTGAATATTCTGTGGTATTGTTCGCCCAGGAAAACCCGGGATTGGGTGACCACTACCTTTGGAAGTACTATGTAAAGAAGCCTGATACGGCCTGGAGAGATATGACTCCTCGTTTTAACGATTGGTCGTATGCGGCGGATGACTTTGTAGATGGGCGCAGTCCAGCTGAAGGATGGGAGATCTTCGGATTTATCGATACCGCTGAGATACCCACTGGTTCATTGGTGAAAATGGAGATGTACAGCATCTCTAAAGAGTACTACGAATTCCTTTCGGCCATGTCTCAGCAAACGAATAGAGGAGGCCTTTTTGATGGTCCTCCTGCCAATATTCCAACCAACATGAGCAACAATGCCATCGGCTTTTTTAATGTGGCTCCTATGGATTATGGAATTGACGTAAATGAATACTAA
- a CDS encoding DUF1853 family protein, giving the protein MFHTLLPSKVARDFFWMLESSSLLQGDSLILEDKFLQDSAKRMEAIWSSNPQELEKDLASLEQNAPPRLGFYFERLMAIWLKHDPMVQLKASGLQVKSGKTTLGEFDFIVYNQLSGRDEHWEVAVKFYLLFQPDEGLNGWKGTFPKDTLEEKLVKMRGRQLKLGETPEGLRALHQIGLHEVSPKMLLKGMLFYPLHYNWKSTPQFPEINPYHQKGWWSYMDRFDHGGRNRYWLPIQKKDWFSPQEATDEDIWDGVELKQNYLDEYASSSLSFMIAEMNYSSGKWQEVSRGFVVGNRWPNDYQAS; this is encoded by the coding sequence ATGTTTCATACTTTATTGCCGTCTAAGGTGGCCCGTGATTTCTTTTGGATGCTTGAATCCAGTTCTCTCTTGCAGGGTGATTCGTTGATCTTGGAGGATAAATTTCTACAGGATTCCGCCAAGCGAATGGAGGCCATCTGGAGCAGTAATCCTCAGGAATTGGAGAAGGACTTAGCCAGCCTGGAGCAGAATGCTCCTCCGCGATTAGGCTTCTATTTTGAACGGTTAATGGCCATCTGGTTGAAACATGATCCCATGGTTCAATTAAAAGCATCCGGACTCCAGGTGAAATCGGGTAAAACCACCCTTGGAGAGTTTGATTTCATTGTTTACAATCAACTTAGTGGAAGAGATGAACATTGGGAAGTGGCTGTTAAGTTCTACCTGCTTTTTCAACCTGATGAAGGCCTGAACGGGTGGAAAGGCACTTTTCCAAAAGACACCTTGGAGGAAAAGCTGGTCAAAATGCGTGGGCGGCAATTGAAGTTGGGAGAAACGCCGGAAGGTTTAAGGGCCTTGCATCAGATCGGCTTGCACGAGGTTAGCCCTAAAATGCTGCTTAAAGGGATGCTGTTCTATCCCCTCCATTATAATTGGAAGTCCACTCCCCAGTTCCCGGAAATCAATCCTTATCATCAAAAAGGGTGGTGGAGTTATATGGACCGTTTCGATCATGGTGGTAGAAACAGGTATTGGTTACCGATTCAAAAGAAAGACTGGTTTTCCCCGCAAGAAGCGACTGACGAAGATATTTGGGATGGGGTAGAGTTAAAGCAAAACTACCTGGACGAATACGCTTCATCATCGCTCTCATTTATGATAGCAGAAATGAATTACTCATCTGGTAAGTGGCAAGAAGTAAGCAGGGGATTTGTCGTAGGCAATCGATGGCCTAATGACTATCAGGCTTCTTAA
- a CDS encoding DUF3276 family protein: protein MEEKDSFDGSRQEEIYEKVVRAGKRTYFFDVRATRKKDYYLTITESKRKYDQDGSHFYQKHKIFLYKEDFEKFAEALGEAVKKIIKLNQESSHQIEDNVTSQFTDINFEDLDSAEATEPAAAEND from the coding sequence ATGGAAGAGAAAGATAGTTTTGACGGATCCAGACAGGAGGAAATTTACGAAAAGGTAGTACGTGCAGGAAAGCGAACCTATTTTTTTGATGTGCGGGCAACCCGCAAAAAAGATTACTACCTGACGATTACAGAGAGTAAAAGAAAGTACGATCAAGACGGTTCGCACTTCTACCAAAAACACAAGATATTTCTTTACAAAGAGGATTTTGAAAAATTCGCTGAAGCCTTAGGTGAGGCGGTCAAAAAGATCATCAAACTCAATCAGGAGTCGAGCCACCAAATTGAGGATAACGTAACCAGTCAGTTTACGGATATCAATTTTGAGGATTTAGATTCGGCTGAAGCAACTGAACCCGCTGCCGCCGAAAACGATTAA